A single Xenopus laevis strain J_2021 chromosome 3S, Xenopus_laevis_v10.1, whole genome shotgun sequence DNA region contains:
- the LOC121402281 gene encoding uncharacterized protein LOC121402281 translates to MAQAETQQHQTGLAVKRSSAVTMAPAKFQLTKLFVVLVILQQVRPSNSSSPECQWLDKKGEHIDNEILIVLDQLQPKEEIQDDCFDEVPHYGFPNNIHELKAAAMVVHTVYNETVIFYSNFAKTLGLPEKDYEKLLSLLRYVMNNLTPCVTNAEQYKNVTERTSNQYTEFENYVQKWGNTACAQIIIWLISNNVQEAVHLSSQMRKMLLMSKTS, encoded by the coding sequence ATGGCACAAGCTGAGACCCAACAACACCAAACAGGACTGGCTGTAAAACGATCATCAGCCGTAACAATGGCACCAGCTAAATTCCAGCTGACAAAATTATTTGTTGTACTGGTCATTCTCCAGCAGGTGCGGCCATCGAACTCTAGTTCTCCAGAATGTCAATGGCTTGATAAAAAAGGGGAACATATTGACAATGAAATACTCATTGTTCTTGATCAGTTACAACCAAAAGAAGAGATCCAAGATGATTGCTTTGATGAAGTTCCTCATTATGGCTTTCCCAACAACATACATGAGCTGAAAGCTGCAGCCATGGTGGTGCATACAGTCTACAATGAAACCGTGATATTCTACAGCAACTTTGCTAAAACACTCGGACTACCAGAGAAAGATTATGAGAAGCTGCTTTCCCTTCTGCGTTATGTAATGAATAACTTGACTCCATGTGTAACAAATGCAGAGCAATATAAGAATGTCACAGAACGCACATCCAACCAATACACAGAGTTCGAAAACTATGTCCAGAAGTGGGGAAACACTGCATGTGCCCAGATCATAATTTGGCTTATCAGCAATAATGTACAGGAGGCTGTTCATCTCTCCTCTCAAATGCGAAAAATGCTTCTAATGAGTAAAACCTCTTAA